In the genome of Chryseobacterium arthrosphaerae, one region contains:
- a CDS encoding Crp/Fnr family transcriptional regulator, with translation MEELFNYIRKFGILNAQDELLIAKGIQEITVQKGDPFIEAGKVSQRIAFVKEGVFRSLYYNRQGDDFTRYFIYEGRFIGDFQGFTDQLPAHEYIEAITDAVLLVIDLNTFKILEEKITIWPVLFARIHGFVAENKLKVASIMLNQDAKSRYIHFLNHYPGLANRVPQSMLASYLGITPSSLSRIRRNIL, from the coding sequence ATGGAAGAACTTTTTAATTACATCAGAAAATTTGGAATCCTGAATGCACAGGATGAACTTTTGATTGCTAAAGGAATTCAGGAAATAACCGTTCAGAAGGGAGATCCCTTTATAGAAGCAGGAAAGGTAAGCCAAAGAATTGCTTTTGTAAAAGAAGGAGTGTTCCGGTCTTTATATTATAACAGGCAGGGAGATGATTTTACCCGCTATTTTATCTATGAAGGAAGGTTCATCGGAGATTTCCAGGGCTTTACTGATCAGCTTCCTGCCCATGAATATATTGAAGCTATTACAGACGCCGTATTACTTGTGATAGATCTTAATACCTTTAAGATCCTGGAAGAGAAAATTACGATATGGCCGGTTTTATTTGCGAGAATTCATGGTTTTGTTGCAGAAAACAAACTTAAGGTGGCGAGCATTATGCTGAATCAGGATGCAAAATCCCGCTATATCCATTTTTTAAACCATTACCCCGGCCTGGCCAACAGAGTCCCGCAATCTATGCTGGCGTCTTACCTGGGGATTACCCCTTCATCACTGAGCAGGATCAGAAGAAATATTTTGTGA
- the ligD gene encoding DNA ligase D, with protein sequence MLARLSEEAFDDKDWVFEIKWDGYRAIADLSRDTPLFYSRNGISFIPKFDKIAQDFKQQKHQMILDGEVVAYDDQGKPNFQLLQQIGDNPNLALVYQVFDILWLNGHSTEELPLIQRKELLKEALVETDVIKYCEHIPEKGIAFFEQMKKMKLEGMIAKRADSQYVENHRTSDWLKIKFSNTEEVIICGFTEPRGSRKSFGALILGKYIDGELTYCGHTGTGFNAASLQEMYERLRKLVIKSSPFTDVPKTNMPVTWTKPELVCEIKYSEITKDGIFRHPVFITIREDKEPEQINNSSFNEKPKVMKAKASSKKTETSDKEKEITLNKHKVKLTNQDKVYFPKDGITKGDVIEYYQSVASYILPHLKNRPLSLNRFPNGIEEQSFYQKDAGEHIPDWIKTTEVYSESNDKNIDYIYCNDKATLAYLNNLGCIDMNPWNSSLPDLEHPDYLVLDLDPSTKNSFDEVIETALQVNEVLKAASVKGYCKTSGSTGIHIYIPMGGRYDFDQVKDFAHILMKQVNEKIPKITTLERSLQKRDPKKIYLDYLQNRTGQTLASAYSLRPKQGASVSMPLDWDELKPGLQPTDFNIHNALDRIKEKGDLFKPVLGKGIDMMKVLEFLQGS encoded by the coding sequence ATGCTTGCGAGACTTTCTGAAGAAGCATTTGATGATAAGGACTGGGTTTTTGAAATTAAGTGGGACGGCTACAGGGCTATTGCAGACCTCAGCCGGGATACTCCCCTTTTTTACTCCCGGAACGGCATTTCATTCATACCGAAATTTGACAAAATAGCTCAGGATTTCAAACAGCAAAAGCATCAGATGATCCTGGATGGTGAAGTGGTAGCCTATGACGATCAGGGAAAGCCTAATTTTCAGCTTTTACAGCAAATCGGGGATAATCCCAATCTTGCTCTCGTTTATCAGGTTTTTGACATCCTCTGGCTGAACGGCCATTCCACGGAAGAACTTCCGCTTATTCAAAGAAAGGAACTTTTAAAAGAGGCACTGGTGGAAACCGATGTCATCAAATACTGTGAACATATTCCGGAAAAAGGTATTGCATTTTTTGAGCAAATGAAAAAAATGAAACTGGAAGGAATGATCGCCAAACGGGCAGATAGTCAATATGTGGAAAATCACAGAACCAGCGACTGGCTTAAAATCAAGTTTTCCAATACGGAAGAAGTCATTATCTGCGGATTTACGGAGCCAAGAGGTTCAAGGAAAAGTTTCGGAGCGTTGATTCTTGGAAAGTATATTGACGGGGAACTGACTTATTGCGGTCATACGGGAACAGGGTTCAATGCTGCTTCTTTACAGGAAATGTACGAAAGGCTCCGGAAACTGGTCATCAAAAGCTCTCCGTTTACCGATGTTCCTAAAACGAATATGCCTGTAACCTGGACAAAACCTGAACTGGTATGTGAAATCAAATATTCCGAGATCACCAAAGACGGTATCTTCCGTCATCCGGTATTTATAACAATCCGTGAGGATAAAGAACCTGAACAAATTAACAATTCATCCTTCAACGAAAAACCTAAAGTAATGAAAGCTAAAGCATCTTCCAAAAAAACAGAAACTTCCGATAAAGAAAAAGAGATCACTTTAAATAAACATAAAGTGAAACTTACGAATCAGGATAAGGTCTATTTTCCAAAAGATGGAATCACTAAAGGAGATGTGATTGAATATTATCAGTCTGTTGCCTCTTATATCTTACCTCATCTGAAGAATCGCCCGCTTTCTCTGAATCGTTTTCCCAACGGAATTGAAGAACAAAGCTTTTATCAGAAAGATGCAGGTGAACATATTCCGGATTGGATCAAAACTACGGAGGTTTACTCTGAATCGAACGACAAAAATATAGACTACATCTACTGCAACGACAAGGCAACCTTAGCCTACCTGAATAATCTAGGCTGCATCGACATGAATCCCTGGAACAGCTCTTTACCGGATCTGGAACATCCGGATTATCTTGTTTTGGATCTGGACCCTTCCACTAAAAATTCTTTTGATGAAGTGATTGAAACCGCCCTTCAGGTGAATGAAGTTTTAAAAGCAGCTTCAGTAAAAGGCTATTGTAAAACTTCCGGAAGTACAGGTATTCATATTTACATTCCAATGGGCGGACGTTATGATTTTGATCAGGTAAAAGATTTTGCCCACATTCTGATGAAACAGGTCAATGAAAAAATACCGAAGATCACCACCCTGGAAAGGAGTCTTCAAAAAAGAGACCCAAAGAAAATTTATCTGGATTATCTTCAGAACAGGACCGGGCAAACCCTGGCCAGTGCTTATAGTTTGCGACCTAAACAAGGTGCTTCCGTTTCCATGCCCTTGGATTGGGACGAGCTGAAGCCGGGATTACAACCTACAGATTTTAACATTCATAATGCGCTGGATAGGATCAAAGAAAAAGGAGATCTATTTAAGCCTGTTTTAGGCAAAGGAATTGATATGATGAAGGTACTGGAGTTTTTACAGGGGTCATAA
- a CDS encoding M12 family metallopeptidase, with protein sequence MKSKLLLLTGCLVLALNSCRSDIENAQADSIDQTTTQLDNTKIHKLLINGKYTYVNEVNGEYFYADDITISSEQFNNLKMQANSGISTAEKSTIVSSFIKTWPDATVYYTLPSQGTMSTQNYNTFLTNINKAFDMISSQTNMQFVERTNQTEYITFTYTTSNSSPLGWQKNRVNGIKIYNITYPAIIAHEVMHSMGIMHEQCRPDRDQYIIVDVNKAVEGSRHNFNLYNDYAGHGAFDFGSVMMYQSTDFAIDPSQPVMTKLDGSTFTKQRTGLSAGDYAGINHLYGPVNVSSAINGTYTMTTALANDKNVDITGSSTTDGTSIILYSSSTGNNQRFTFTKSDHGYYIIKSILDPTKVLTVKGNGTTNGTAVELRTNSDADSQKWLLFNLGNNGFGFAPKNAPALRLEVKDGLTTNLTPIVIGTTNQTVQPSTKQRFILTKVN encoded by the coding sequence ATGAAAAGCAAACTATTACTCTTAACAGGATGCCTTGTTCTGGCACTGAATTCATGTAGATCGGATATTGAAAACGCACAAGCAGATTCAATAGATCAAACAACGACACAGTTGGACAATACAAAGATTCACAAATTATTAATTAACGGAAAATACACCTATGTTAATGAAGTAAATGGTGAATATTTTTATGCAGACGATATTACTATTAGCTCCGAGCAGTTTAATAATTTAAAGATGCAGGCCAACTCCGGAATATCCACAGCAGAAAAAAGTACCATTGTAAGCTCCTTTATTAAGACATGGCCGGATGCCACAGTCTACTATACATTACCCAGCCAGGGAACTATGAGCACTCAGAATTACAACACGTTCCTTACCAATATCAACAAAGCGTTTGATATGATCTCTTCTCAAACCAATATGCAGTTTGTTGAACGTACCAATCAAACAGAATACATCACCTTTACTTATACAACATCCAACAGTTCTCCGCTTGGATGGCAAAAAAACAGAGTTAACGGTATTAAAATTTATAATATTACTTATCCGGCAATTATTGCTCACGAAGTAATGCATTCTATGGGAATCATGCACGAACAGTGCCGTCCGGACCGGGACCAGTATATTATTGTAGATGTTAACAAAGCAGTAGAAGGAAGCCGCCATAACTTCAACCTTTACAATGATTATGCAGGACATGGTGCGTTTGATTTCGGTTCAGTCATGATGTATCAATCTACAGATTTTGCCATAGACCCTAGCCAGCCTGTAATGACTAAGCTGGACGGATCCACTTTTACCAAGCAAAGGACAGGGTTATCTGCCGGTGATTATGCTGGAATAAATCATTTGTACGGACCTGTAAATGTCAGCTCTGCAATCAACGGAACCTATACAATGACAACAGCATTAGCGAATGATAAAAATGTAGATATTACCGGAAGTTCCACGACAGACGGCACCAGTATCATTTTATATTCATCTTCTACAGGGAATAACCAGAGATTTACCTTCACCAAATCAGATCATGGATATTATATCATCAAATCTATACTGGATCCTACAAAAGTGTTAACCGTAAAAGGTAACGGGACAACAAATGGAACTGCTGTTGAACTAAGAACCAATTCCGATGCGGATTCTCAGAAATGGTTATTATTCAATCTGGGAAATAATGGCTTTGGATTCGCTCCCAAGAATGCACCGGCCCTGAGATTAGAGGTAAAAGATGGCTTAACGACCAATCTTACCCCTATTGTAATCGGCACTACAAACCAAACAGTTCAGCCCTCTACAAAGCAGCGCTTTATACTTACAAAAGTTAACTAA
- a CDS encoding adenylosuccinate synthase, which translates to MDIVLGLQWGDEGKGKFIDLISENYDITARFNGGSNAGHSIERNGRKITLKMIPSGIFMKEVQNIIGTGTVLDPVSFKKEILNLQAFDHTVQPEKNIIISKKAHLVMPTHKLLDIFMEENPEYTTIGTTKNGIAQAYSNKILRQNLRVGDIGSPDFQSRAQHILERDYKMLEDGGMIVLPALEEITKEFFEAVDFLKKFTCTETEIYLNKALSEGKKVLAEGSQAAMLDIDHGTYPYVTSSSTTASGASSGLGISPKKIGEIYGIAKAYCTRVGNGAFPTELLDEFGDDLRMKGNEFGSNTGRPRRIGWLDLPALKYAVMINGVTQLVLTKADVLSGLKSVAVCTHYELEGEMIPVAGTLPENARPVLKWMEGWNADFSNMKNAAELPREVISFLSFLEAELEIPVGYLSTGPGREQILKLTNK; encoded by the coding sequence ATGGATATTGTCCTGGGATTGCAGTGGGGAGATGAAGGTAAGGGAAAGTTTATTGATCTTATCAGTGAAAATTATGACATTACAGCGCGTTTTAACGGCGGATCTAATGCTGGGCACAGCATAGAAAGAAACGGGCGGAAAATAACGCTTAAAATGATTCCTTCGGGGATCTTTATGAAAGAAGTACAGAATATCATTGGTACAGGAACGGTTCTTGATCCTGTAAGTTTTAAAAAAGAGATCCTGAATCTTCAGGCCTTTGATCATACCGTTCAACCGGAAAAAAATATCATTATTTCTAAAAAAGCTCATCTGGTAATGCCTACGCATAAGCTTCTGGATATTTTTATGGAAGAAAATCCGGAGTACACTACCATTGGAACGACAAAAAACGGGATTGCACAGGCGTATTCCAATAAAATATTAAGACAGAATCTGAGAGTGGGGGATATCGGATCTCCGGATTTCCAGAGCAGGGCACAGCATATTCTTGAAAGAGATTATAAGATGCTGGAAGATGGAGGAATGATTGTTTTGCCTGCCTTGGAAGAAATCACTAAAGAATTTTTTGAGGCCGTGGACTTTCTTAAAAAATTCACATGTACAGAAACTGAAATTTATCTCAATAAGGCTTTATCCGAAGGTAAAAAAGTATTGGCGGAAGGATCTCAGGCAGCCATGCTGGATATTGATCATGGTACTTATCCGTATGTAACATCCTCTTCAACCACAGCATCGGGGGCAAGCAGCGGATTAGGAATTTCACCGAAAAAGATCGGTGAGATTTATGGGATTGCCAAAGCTTATTGTACGAGGGTAGGGAACGGAGCTTTTCCAACGGAACTTTTAGACGAATTTGGGGATGATCTCAGAATGAAAGGGAATGAATTCGGCTCCAATACCGGCCGCCCACGAAGAATAGGCTGGCTGGATCTTCCGGCACTGAAATATGCAGTAATGATCAATGGTGTTACTCAGCTTGTTCTGACTAAAGCAGACGTATTGAGCGGATTGAAATCTGTAGCGGTCTGTACTCATTATGAACTGGAAGGAGAAATGATCCCGGTCGCCGGTACGCTTCCCGAAAATGCAAGACCTGTACTGAAATGGATGGAGGGATGGAACGCCGATTTTTCCAACATGAAAAATGCCGCTGAACTGCCCCGGGAAGTAATCAGTTTCTTATCATTTCTGGAAGCAGAACTGGAGATTCCTGTAGGCTATCTTTCTACGGGGCCGGGAAGAGAGCAGATTTTGAAGCTGACCAATAAATAA
- the ku gene encoding non-homologous end joining protein Ku, with product MKAIWNGAIGFGLVNIPVKIYSATETSKLDLDMLDKSDYSNIRFKRVNENTGKEVKWENIVKGYLMDDKYIVLDEEDYEAASPEKTKILSIDQFVKEEEVDSIYFETPYYLEPQKNGESAYRLLLKALEETQMVGVGTFVLRESEAIGLIRPYKNDILILNRLRFDQEIRDYSDLKIPAHKAPKPAELKMAINLIEQLSQDFDPAMYKDTYSDDLLKIIKQKAKGKSSKAKKALPAKEGKVIDLMAQLKASLNSSKSKSAS from the coding sequence ATGAAAGCAATCTGGAATGGCGCCATTGGCTTCGGTTTAGTAAATATTCCTGTTAAGATTTACTCTGCGACGGAGACCAGCAAATTGGACCTTGATATGCTCGATAAATCCGATTATTCCAACATCCGGTTTAAAAGAGTGAATGAAAATACAGGAAAAGAAGTAAAATGGGAAAACATCGTGAAAGGTTATCTCATGGATGACAAATATATCGTCTTGGATGAGGAAGATTACGAAGCTGCAAGCCCTGAAAAAACAAAAATCCTTTCTATTGATCAGTTTGTAAAGGAAGAAGAAGTAGACAGTATTTATTTTGAGACTCCTTACTATTTGGAGCCTCAGAAAAATGGAGAGAGTGCATACAGGCTTTTGTTAAAGGCACTTGAAGAAACCCAAATGGTAGGAGTAGGCACATTTGTCCTCCGGGAAAGTGAAGCCATTGGGCTGATCCGGCCTTATAAAAATGACATTCTGATTTTGAACCGCCTGAGGTTTGATCAGGAGATCAGGGATTATTCGGATTTAAAAATACCTGCCCATAAAGCTCCGAAGCCCGCTGAGCTGAAAATGGCTATCAATCTTATTGAACAGCTTTCTCAGGATTTTGATCCTGCCATGTATAAAGATACGTATTCTGATGATCTATTGAAGATCATCAAGCAGAAAGCGAAAGGTAAAAGCAGTAAAGCCAAAAAGGCCCTTCCTGCCAAAGAAGGTAAAGTGATTGACCTTATGGCCCAGCTAAAGGCCAGTCTGAACAGTTCCAAATCTAAATCCGCATCGTAA
- a CDS encoding DNA polymerase ligase N-terminal domain-containing protein: protein MALKDYHNKRKFDETSEPKGKTKKSKDKLIFVIQRHAASRLHYDFRLEMEGVLKSWAVPKGPSLDPKDKRLAMMVEDHPYDYKDFEGNIPEGNYGAGQVEVWDSGTYEPLDENSRLSDEKELLKELHAGSLKFILHGKKLKGEFALVKMKNSEDNAWLLIKHKDEFAESPYDAEENTSPKSLVTQFLEEKKSLKKSGKKKS from the coding sequence ATGGCTCTTAAAGATTATCATAACAAACGTAAGTTCGATGAAACCAGCGAACCCAAAGGAAAAACAAAAAAAAGCAAAGACAAACTTATTTTTGTGATTCAAAGGCATGCTGCCAGCAGACTTCACTATGATTTCAGGCTGGAAATGGAAGGGGTGCTGAAAAGCTGGGCCGTTCCCAAAGGCCCCTCACTGGATCCAAAAGACAAACGCCTGGCAATGATGGTAGAAGATCACCCGTACGATTATAAAGATTTTGAGGGAAATATTCCTGAGGGAAATTATGGAGCCGGACAGGTTGAGGTATGGGACAGCGGAACTTATGAACCATTAGATGAAAATTCCAGACTTTCTGATGAAAAGGAACTGCTGAAGGAATTACATGCAGGCTCCTTAAAATTTATCTTGCATGGTAAAAAACTTAAAGGAGAATTTGCCCTGGTCAAAATGAAAAATTCTGAAGACAATGCATGGCTTCTGATCAAACATAAGGATGAGTTTGCTGAAAGTCCTTATGATGCTGAAGAAAACACCTCACCAAAATCTTTGGTCACCCAATTCTTAGAGGAAAAAAAAAGCCTGAAAAAAAGCGGAAAAAAGAAGTCATAA
- the aspS gene encoding aspartate--tRNA ligase, with protein MFRSHTNGELSLKNLNEEVTLSGWVQTIRDKGFMIWVDLRDRYGITQLVFDQERSSAALMEEAKKLGREFVIQATGKVIERVSKNPNIPTGEIEILVEKLTILNDSQLPPFTIEDETDGGEELRMKYRYLDIRRNPVKDKLIFRHKMAQKVRNYLSDEGFIEVETPVLIKSTPEGARDFVVPSRMNPGQFYALPQSPQTFKQLLMVGGMDKYFQIVKCFRDEDLRADRQPEFTQIDCEMAFVEQEDVMNVFEGMTKTLLKDITGQEFGDFPRMTFADAMRKYGNDKPDIRFGMEFVELNELVKGKDFKIFDDAELVVGINVEGCAEYTRKQIDELVDWVKRPQIGASGMVWVKFQNDGVKTSSVNKFYSEEDLAKIIEKFGAKEGDLMLILSGNENKVRAQLSALRMELGNRLGLRKGNEFAPLWVVDFPLLEWDEDTERFHAMHHPFTSPKPEDIHLLETDPGKARANAYDMVLNGNEIGGGSIRIFDRDLQSKMFDLLGFSKEEAEAQFGFLMNAFKYGAPPHGGLAFGFDRLVAILDGNEVIRDYIAFPKNNSGRDVMIDAPAPIADAQLDELELKLDLKA; from the coding sequence ATGTTTCGATCACACACCAACGGAGAATTATCTCTGAAAAATCTGAATGAAGAAGTTACACTATCCGGATGGGTACAGACTATCCGTGATAAAGGATTTATGATTTGGGTAGATCTTCGAGATCGTTACGGAATTACCCAGCTGGTTTTTGATCAGGAGCGTTCTTCTGCAGCACTTATGGAAGAGGCTAAAAAATTAGGACGTGAATTTGTGATTCAGGCGACCGGAAAAGTCATTGAAAGAGTGAGCAAAAATCCTAATATTCCAACTGGGGAAATTGAAATTTTAGTAGAGAAATTAACGATTCTTAATGATTCACAGCTTCCACCTTTCACGATAGAGGATGAAACTGACGGTGGAGAGGAATTGAGAATGAAATACCGTTACCTGGATATCAGAAGAAATCCGGTAAAAGATAAACTGATCTTCCGTCACAAGATGGCTCAGAAAGTAAGAAATTATCTATCTGACGAAGGTTTCATCGAAGTGGAAACTCCTGTTCTGATCAAATCGACTCCGGAAGGAGCAAGAGACTTTGTGGTTCCCAGCAGAATGAACCCGGGACAGTTTTATGCATTGCCCCAATCTCCACAGACTTTCAAACAGCTTCTGATGGTAGGAGGAATGGATAAATATTTCCAGATTGTAAAATGCTTCCGTGATGAGGATTTAAGAGCAGACAGACAGCCGGAATTCACACAGATCGACTGTGAAATGGCTTTTGTAGAACAGGAAGACGTGATGAATGTTTTTGAAGGAATGACCAAAACGCTTTTAAAAGATATTACAGGTCAGGAATTCGGAGATTTCCCAAGAATGACTTTTGCGGATGCCATGAGGAAATACGGAAACGACAAACCGGATATCCGTTTCGGAATGGAGTTCGTAGAACTGAATGAGCTGGTAAAAGGAAAAGACTTCAAGATATTTGATGATGCAGAACTGGTAGTAGGGATCAATGTGGAAGGGTGTGCAGAATACACCAGAAAACAGATCGACGAGCTTGTAGATTGGGTAAAACGTCCACAGATCGGAGCTTCAGGAATGGTTTGGGTAAAATTCCAGAATGACGGAGTGAAGACCTCATCGGTCAATAAGTTCTACAGTGAGGAAGATTTAGCAAAAATCATTGAAAAATTCGGAGCTAAGGAAGGAGATTTAATGCTGATTCTTTCAGGAAACGAAAATAAAGTAAGGGCTCAACTTTCTGCATTAAGAATGGAGCTTGGTAACCGTTTGGGATTAAGAAAAGGAAACGAGTTTGCTCCGCTTTGGGTTGTTGATTTCCCTCTATTGGAATGGGATGAGGATACGGAAAGATTCCATGCAATGCACCACCCTTTCACTTCTCCAAAACCTGAAGATATTCACTTATTGGAAACAGATCCTGGAAAAGCCCGAGCCAACGCTTACGATATGGTTCTGAACGGAAACGAAATCGGAGGGGGATCTATCAGAATTTTCGACAGAGATCTTCAGTCTAAAATGTTTGACCTTTTAGGATTCTCTAAAGAAGAAGCTGAAGCTCAGTTCGGATTCTTAATGAACGCCTTCAAATACGGAGCACCGCCACATGGAGGTCTGGCATTCGGGTTTGACCGTCTGGTAGCGATCCTTGACGGAAATGAGGTCATCAGAGATTATATCGCATTCCCTAAGAACAATTCCGGGCGTGATGTGATGATTGACGCTCCGGCTCCCATTGCTGATGCACAGCTCGATGAGTTAGAATTAAAATTAGATTTAAAAGCATAA